Within Methanococcus voltae, the genomic segment TAGAAAAGCTTAAAACTGAATTTTTCAAGCCTGCACACGAAGGTGAAGACAAAGATAAGGATAAAGAAAAAAATAATATAAATCTTACGATTAATAATCCTCAAATAAAATCATTATCTGAAATGCTTGAACAGGTGGAAGAATACACCGCAGCTTTAAACTCAGGTGATTTATTATGATGAAAATAAAAGTCAAAACAGATAACCATGAGTTGTTAATGGGTGAAAAAGATTTTGAAGTAATATTTTTAGGATTACCGGGTACTTCAGAAATTAAATCAAAGATTCATACTTTAAAATCTCCATTTATTGATGGAGAAATTTACGTAGATAACCAATTAAAACCTTTAAAATTTAAATTGAAAGGTATTATCACAAGTAATATCAAAGAAAACATTAATTTACTTAGAAAAGTATTCAATCCAAAGAAAAAAGGAACTTTAACCTACATTGAAGATAATGTAGAAAAATCAATCGAATTTATAGCAAATACAGTTCCAAAGTTTGAATACTCGACTTACGATTATCAAAAGTTTTTAGTTGAAATCTACTGCCCAGCTCCAATATTAAAGTCAAAACTAATTAAAAAAGAAGTAACTTCCTCAACGGGTTTGTTTAAATTCCCATTTTCTACAACTAAAGCAGGTATACCAATGGGAACCCGTTTAAGTACCACAATCATTGAAAATAACGGAGATTTAGATGTTGATTACATTCTTGTAATTTCAGGACCGATGACTGCACCGATTGAGATTAAAAACAATACAACGAATGAAATCATAAAATTAAGAAAATCGTTAACGGTTCATGAAAAACTAATAATAGATACAAAAAATAAAAATATTGAGCTTTTAACTGAAACATCAAAAGTAAGAGCTTTTAACTATTTAAATCCAGATTCAAGACTTTTTAAACTTCGAGTGGGTGGAAACGAAATAGAATATACGACTGCAAATGAAGCAGAAGTTGGTAATCTAGCTATTTCGTATAAGGAGAACTATATTTGGTAGTTGATTAAAAGTGAGAAAGATTTTGTTTTAAAATAAATATCTTTTATTTTTTTACAAAATAATATTTTGATAAAACACTCGACTTATTTAAAATTATTAAATCTTTATTATAATTCATTTATTCATTAATTCGTTATTTAACGACTAATTAACAATTTAACAATTAAATTTATAAAATATTTCATTTAGGTGATAAAATGGAATTTTCAATGCCGTTTGACAGCGTAGGTGCTGACGAAAGGCTTTATAGTGCGGAAGATTTTGCAGATTTTTTTAAAATGTTTGTCTCTAATGGAGTAAGTGGTCTTTACGATAATTTAAAAGTTTCTGCCAATGGTCAAAATATGAAAACTTCAGTTGGTGTAGGAACTGCAATGATTAACGGTAAGTATTATAAAAACACTGAACCGATTGAATTTTCACACATGGCTTTATCTCCCGGGCAAAATAGAATCGATAGAATAGTTTTAAGACTCGATAACTCTGAATCGAATAGAAACATTAAATTAATGCTCTTAACAGGTGCAACTTCTGACAATCCTCAACCACCTATATTGACGAGAGATGAAAATGTTTACGAACTCTCAATTGCACAGGTTAAAGTTACTGGCGGTAGGAATTACTTAACCCTGGAAGATATAATTGATGAAAGAGCAAACATAGACGTTTGTGGAGTTATACGCTCTTCAAATCAAGAAGAAACTGTTGAAAATTGGTTTATTGACCTACATTCTAAACTTGCATATTTACTTAATACCTATGATAATTTTGTTGCAAACGCATCTAAAATAATATCAAAAACTTCTGGTGTAATAAATACTACTTACGATGAAAAGATATATTTTTTTATACCTGATTATGCCAGTGCAGTAGAAATAAGAATATTCGGTAGAAAACCAAGTTCCACTATTACAGAACATAATCATGGCGAACACCTACATAGTCATTATCGTTCAAATGCCAGTAAAGGTTGTGGTGGTTATATGGTATATACTAATAAGACACGAGTAGGTTCTGGAGTAACTACTCAAATACCTGCATTTCCAAATGGTTTAAACTTAAAAATAAATAATAATGCTGTAATTGGACCTTTTGGGGATGGGACAAGCGAAATGGATACTGGATGGATAACAATCACTAATAATGTTAACAAAAATAGTTCAAATTATTTAGAATTATTGGCTACAACGGCAGGTTGTGTAGCGGACATAGAAATAAGATATGTTTAAATTAA encodes:
- a CDS encoding phage distal tail protein, producing the protein MMKIKVKTDNHELLMGEKDFEVIFLGLPGTSEIKSKIHTLKSPFIDGEIYVDNQLKPLKFKLKGIITSNIKENINLLRKVFNPKKKGTLTYIEDNVEKSIEFIANTVPKFEYSTYDYQKFLVEIYCPAPILKSKLIKKEVTSSTGLFKFPFSTTKAGIPMGTRLSTTIIENNGDLDVDYILVISGPMTAPIEIKNNTTNEIIKLRKSLTVHEKLIIDTKNKNIELLTETSKVRAFNYLNPDSRLFKLRVGGNEIEYTTANEAEVGNLAISYKENYIW